Proteins encoded within one genomic window of Microbacterium soli:
- the rraA gene encoding ribonuclease E activity regulator RraA, with amino-acid sequence MMSTADLYDLHGEALQSLPLQLRSFGGVPRFEGPIRTVRCFQDNALVKRILQTPGDGAVLVVDGSGSLQTALMGDMIAQSAVDAGWAGVVIHGCVRDSVALARMPLGVKALGTNPRKSAKEGTGEIDVVVEFGGVSFRPGARLHADEDGVLVER; translated from the coding sequence ATGATGTCCACCGCCGACCTCTACGACCTGCACGGCGAGGCCCTGCAGTCCCTCCCGCTGCAACTGCGCTCCTTCGGCGGTGTTCCGCGGTTCGAGGGCCCGATCCGCACCGTGCGATGCTTCCAGGACAACGCCCTCGTCAAGCGGATCCTGCAGACACCGGGCGACGGCGCGGTGCTCGTCGTCGACGGATCGGGATCCCTCCAGACCGCTCTGATGGGCGACATGATCGCGCAGAGCGCCGTGGACGCCGGCTGGGCCGGCGTCGTGATCCACGGATGCGTGCGCGACAGCGTCGCTCTGGCCAGGATGCCCCTGGGCGTCAAGGCGCTCGGCACCAATCCGCGCAAGAGCGCGAAGGAGGGCACGGGTGAGATCGACGTCGTCGTGGAATTCGGCGGTGTCTCCTTCCGCCCCGGCGCGCGCCTGCACGCCGACGAGGACGGCGTGCTCGTCGAACGCTGA